One window of the Rhipicephalus sanguineus isolate Rsan-2018 chromosome 4, BIME_Rsan_1.4, whole genome shotgun sequence genome contains the following:
- the LOC119390476 gene encoding sideroflexin-3 — MSGPPGTMQSRVNIDEPRWDQSTYWGRARHFFTVTNPLNLLCTGHELNESRDIVTRYRKGDHIPGLTEEKLWRAKHIYDSAFHPDTGEKVTLIGRMSAQVPMNMTITGCMLTFYKTTPQVIFWQWVNQSFNAVVNYSNRSGDSPIPLSTLGLSYVLATGGALGTALGLNSLVKSLPPLVGRFVPFCAVAAANCVNIPMMRMREIRHGIPVVDENGNRLGESKVAAKWAIAMVVLSRVGMAAPGMVFPPIVMNTLEKKGVLQRYPWISAPLQVGMCGLMLVFATPLCCAIFPQKSQIEVNQLEPELQEVIKKLPSPPTRVYYNKGL, encoded by the coding sequence ATGAGCGGACCGCCAGGCACGATGCAGTCGCGCGTGAACATCGACGAACCCCGCTGGGACCAGAGCACGTACTGGGGCCGCGCGCGACACTTCTTCACGGTGACCAACCCGCTCAATCTGTTGTGCACGGGCCACGAGCTGAACGAGTCGCGTGACATCGTGACGCGCTACCGCAAGGGCGACCACATCCCCGGACTGACGGAAGAAAAACTATGGCGCGCCAAGCACATCTACGACTCCGCGTTCCACCCGGACACCGGCGAGAAGGTGACGCTGATCGGCCGCATGTCGGCCCAGGTGCCAATGAACATGACCATCACGGGCTGCATGCTCACCTTCTACAAGACGACGCCGCAGGTGATCTTCTGGCAGTGGGTCAACCAGTCGTTCAACGCGGTCGTCAACTACTCGAACCGTAGCGGGGACTCCCCGATACCTTTGTCGACGCTGGGTCTCTCCTACGTGCTGGCGACTGGCGGTGCTCTGGGAACCGCGCTCGGTCTCAACAGTCTCGTGAAGTCGCTTCCGCCGCTCGTCGGCAGGTTCGTGCCGTTCTGCGCCGTGGCGGCGGCCAACTGCGTCAACATCCCCATGATGCGGATGCGGGAGATCAGGCACGGAATTCCCGTGGTCGACGAGAACGGCAACCGCCTGGGCGAGTCCAAGGTCGCCGCGAAGTGGGCCATCGCCATGGTGGTCCTGTCCCGGGTGGGCATGGCTGCACCCGGCATGGTGTTCCCGCCCATCGTGATGAACACGCTCGAGAAGAAGGGGGTGTTGCAGCGCTACCCGTGGATCAGCGCGCCGCTGCAAGTGGGCATGTGCGGCCTGATGCTGGTGTTCGCGACGCCCCTGTGTTGTGCTATCTTTCCGCAGAAGAGCCAGATCGAAGTGAACCAGTTGGAACCAGAATTGCAGGAGGTCATCAAAAAGCTTCCCAGTCCGCCTACCAGAGTGTACTATAACAAGGGGCTCTGA